The following proteins are co-located in the Colius striatus isolate bColStr4 chromosome 6, bColStr4.1.hap1, whole genome shotgun sequence genome:
- the ANGEL1 gene encoding protein angel homolog 1 isoform X3, with protein MIGTVLCYVLLPAARLLRALRDAFFTYRKNVLLAKSTSTQIEGVFAASRGKSVPEEQEALLEQWLEEGAGNLPASESAPAAGKVSVTFTSDWLEGSELLMTTLSDLNASPEVTQCTDQQLLELHALVSSDQQDHAATELAELLAEEAVAVANNPTWAAVVPQTDHQIVGCAAVSVGVQDEDPAVLAWSLARNAETVPTDPPAWPIQDTVQFSPLLTEVPYHEILWRDWEDLSDQPCVLEQVSKNTPFFEFRVMSYNILAQDLVEQGHDLYLHCHPDILNWNYRLPNLLQEIQHWNPDVLCLQEVQENHYWEQLEPMFKEMGFACCYKRRTGTKTDGCAVCYKHSRFQMISLSPVEYFRPGLDVLNRDNVGLVLLLQPLLPEGLDQKAVSPLCVATTHLLFNPRRGDIKLAQMALLLAEIDKIARTTEGSYYPVILCGDLNSVPDSPLYKFICNGELSYHGMLAWKVSGQEEFSQQLYSRKLQAPLWPSSLGVTDSCQYVTLCQPKKLAGRRQYSRDFLLQFRYCAAACERPPHLVLLEGVTDAKPDRPARWPQPVDMVKNPDPQPLIPRSSGIIQHGLNLTSVYSHFLPQRGRLEVTTMPMGLGATVDYIFYSAEPVESGNRGGRRLYRDGALKLLGRLSLLSEDSLLMANGLPNPFCSSDHLCLLASFGLEISSLREG; from the exons ATGATCGGTACCGTGCTCTGCTACGTGCTGCTGCCGGCGGCGCGGCTCCTCCGGGCCCTCCGAG ATGCTTTCTTTACCTATCGAAAGAATGTACTTCTGGCGAAGAGTACGTCCACCCAGATAGAAGGTGTATTTGCTGCAAGCAGAGGAAAGTCAGTCCCAGAAGAGCAAGAAGCCCTTCTCGAGCAGTggctggaggaaggagcagggaaTTTGCCAGCCAGTGAGAgtgctccagcagcagggaaagtATCAGTTACGTTCACAAGTGACTGGTTAGAAGGTTCAGAGCTATTGATGACTACCCTCAGTGACCTGAATGCGTCTCCAGAAGTCACCCAATGCACTGATCAGCAGCTCTTGGAGCTACACGCCTTGGTTTCTTCAGACCAGCAAGATCATGCAGCGACTGAACTAGCAGAATTACTagcagaggaagcagtggcTGTAGCAAACAACCCTACTTGGGCAGCTGTGGTGCCACAGACGGATCACCAGATAGTTGGCTGTGCCGCTGTCAGTGTAGGAGTGCAGGATGAAGACCCAGCTGTGCTAGCCTGGAGTTTAGCACGTAATGCAGAGACAGTACCAACGGATCCCCCAGCCTGGCCCATTCAGGATACAGTAcaattttctcctctcctgacAGAGGTACCCTACCATG AGATTTTATGGAGAGACTGGGAGGATCTTTCTGATCAGCCCTGTGTGCTAGAGCAGGTCTCAAAAAACACTCCTTTCTTTGAATTTCGAGTCATGTCTTACAACATCCTTGCCCAGGACCTGGTGGAGCAGGGCCATGATCTCTATCTACACTGTCATCCAGACATCTTGAACTGGAACTACCGCCTTCCAAACCTTTTGCAGGAGATCCAGCACTGGAATCCTGAT GTTCTGTGTCTCCAGGAGGTGCAGGAGAACCATTACTGGGAGCAGCTGGAACCGATGTTCAAAGAGATGG GCTTTGCATGCTGCTATAAACGGAGAACCGGGACGAAGACAGATGGCTGTGCAGTGTGCTACAAACACAGCAGGTTCCAGATGATCAGCCTCAGCCCCGTGGAATACTTCCGTCCTGGCCTGGACGTCCTTAATCGGGATAACGTGGGCTTGGTGCTGCTGCTAcagcctctgctccctgagGGCCTAGATCAGAAGGCAGTCAGCCCGCTGTGTGTGGCCACTACTCACCTGCTCTTCAATCCCCGGAGGGGAGATATCAAGCTGGCCCAGATGGCCTTGCTCCTTGCTGAGATAGACAAGATTGCAAGAACTACTGAAGGCAGTTACTATCCTGTCATCTTGTGTGGAGACCTGAACTCTGTACCTGACTCACCACTCTACAAATTCATCTGTAACGGTGAACTTTCCTACCATGGCATGCTGGCCTGGAAG GTGTCTGGTCAGGAGGAGTTTTCCCAACAGTTGTATTCCCGGAAGCTGCAGGCCCCTCTGTGGCCGAGCTCCCTGGGTGTCACAGACAGCTGCCAATATGTCACCCTGTGCCAGCCAAAGAAACTAG CAGGCAGACGGCAATACAGCCGGGACTTCCTGCTCCAGTTCCGTTACTGCGCTGCTGCCTGTGAGCGACCACCACATCTGGTCCTCTTGGAGGGGGTGACAGATGCTAAACCAG ACCGCCCTGCACGCTGGCCCCAGCCTGTTGACATGGTGAAAAACCCTGATCCCCAGCCTCTCATCCCAAG GTCTTCAGGCATTATCCAGCATGGCCTCAACTTGACTTCTGTCTACAGTCACTTCCTGCCACAGAGGGGCCGCCTGGAAGTCACAACGATGCCCATGGGCCTTGGAGCAACCGTTGATTATATCTTCTACTCGGCAGAGCCTGTGGAGAGTGGCAACAGGGGTG GTCGAAGGCTGTACCGGGATGGAGCCCTGAAGCTGCTTGGCcgcctttctcttctctctgaaGATAGCCTGTTGATGGCAAACGGCTTACCAAATCCTTTTTGTTCATCTGATCATCTCTGCCTGCTAGCTAGCTTTGGCTTGGAGATCTCTAGCCTCAGAGAGGGTTAG